Proteins encoded in a region of the Nicotiana tomentosiformis chromosome 9, ASM39032v3, whole genome shotgun sequence genome:
- the LOC138898926 gene encoding uncharacterized protein, whose amino-acid sequence MLKQIQVNIHLIDALREMPGYAKMMKDLMSRKFDFQYLATVTLTHTYTAVVSRPIAEKLSDPGSFIIPCTIGSYAFAKALYDLGATINLMPLSIYKKLRIGRARPIFMLLQLADRTVKRPSGILDDVLVQVGKFVFPADFVILDYKVDEEIPIILEGRSCP is encoded by the coding sequence atgctgaagcaaattcagGTAAACATTCATCTGATCGATGCTTTGAGGgagatgcccggttatgcaaaaatgatgaaggacttgatgtctcgtaagttTGACTTCCAATACTTGGCAACTGTCACATTAACACATACTTATACTGCTGTTGTGTCAAGACCTATAGCTGAGAAGTTATCCGACCCTGGAAGCTTCATAATTCCATGCACCATAGGTAGCTATGCATTTGCCAAAGCATTGTATGATTTGGGAGCAACTATAAATCTAATGCCATTGTCTATCTATAAAAAGTTACGCATTGGAAGAGCAAGGCCCATATTCATGTTACTGCAACTAGCTGACCGAACGGTGAAAAGGCCATCAGGTATACTTGACGATGTACTTGTGCAAGTTGGAAAATTCGTGTTtccagcagattttgtcattctggactacaaggttgatgaagagattcccataattttggaaGGTCGTTCTTGTCCATAG